GTGATCAGTTGTATACAAATCTGTTAATAAAATTCTCCCCATCTTAAGGGGTCCAAATCGCAATAAAGGTTCGATCTTTCAGTTATTCATTATAGAGATCAAATATGTATTCAAACATCAGTCGTAGTAAATACCCATGAATTATTGCTTAGAATTCTTTTTGAGATCCAATAATCTTGCAATTTTGAGTTACAATTTTGGTAAATTTTATCTTATGATTTTGAATAATGAAGTATATATAAGTGGTGTTATCTGGTTGCATTCCAGGTGTTTGATTAATTGCCAAAGTGAGATAATAAGAATGAGAAGCAGGTCAAAAAAGATTCCGGGTAGTACATCAAAGGAATCCGGTAATGGCGTATTAAAGTCAGGGAAGGTAGTAGACGAGACAAATATTAAGAATGTAGTGACTGCAAAGAGATCAGGTTATGTTGTTTTGGCTTTGTTTATTTTGATCACACAAGGGATATGGGCAGTTTATCATTACCAGTTTGAGATTTTACCCGAACCTCTTACGGCTGAGCGAGTCGGTAAAAGAGGGTTTTCGGAAGAGGCGGCAATGAAGCATGTTGTCGAGTTGACTCAGTTGGGTCCTCATCCTGTTGGTTCTGATGCTTTGGAGCTTGGATTGCAGGTATTATAAATTGTAACTTATGTTCAAGTATCTGGATATACTCACATATACTTATATGAGATGTATTCATTTGAATCCTCAAATTTGATTGAAATCCAAGGGACTAATCAGAGCGCGACAATCAAATGTGGTAAACGTGGGAGGTTAACATGTGATTGACttcttttttcttattattattaattttttttttttttttaaatttatcccggtttagggtttagggtttagggtttaggatttagggttcagGGTTCATGGAAGTGattgtcgcgctctgattggtctcttggatttcaagcaaatttaaagattgaaatgaatatttCACATACTCATATACCTTATATTTTGATGATTTAGTGAATACATTAATCTGTGTACTTAATTTGTTTGTTTATGTGCTTGTTGTTTGTGCAGTATGTATTAGAAGCTGCCGAGAAAATCGCAAAGACGGTTCACTGGGAAGTTGATGTTGAAGTGGACCTTTTTCAAGCAAGCTCCGGTGCTAATATTTTGGTTAGTGGACTTTTTAACGGGAAAACGCTTGTTTATTCAGATCTCAAACACGTAGTTGTAAGAATTTCGCCTAAGTACGATTCTGAAGCTGTAGATAGTGCTATTCTGGTCTCTTCTCACATAGATACCGTCTTCTCAGGGTAAAAATATCAtccatttttcttttattttttactTATTTTTCTTTGTATTGAAAAAGATAATGAAGGTTTATGTTGATGAAGGGAAGGAGCAGGTGACTGCAGTTCTTGTGTAGCTGTTATGCTTGAGCTTGCTCGAGGAATCTCCCATTGGGCCCACGGTTTCAAGAATTCGGTTATTTTCTTGTTTAATACTGGGGAGGAAGAAGGCTTAAATGGTGCACATAGCTTTATAACTCAGGTATGAACCTTTGCTTGATCAGTAATGTGTCTTTTTTTATAGAAATTTTTTAAGCCCTAATTATAAACAGAAACAGAATGATTTATTAATGCATAAGTTTTAATTTAAATttctttatttctttttgtatTGTAGCATCCATGGAGTAGTTCCATACGCATGGCTATTGACTTGGAGGCCATGGGCATTGGAGGAGCATCTGCTATATTTCAGGTTAACACATCTCTAATTAATGCAATTAAACCGAAAAACTAAACGTGCTTCATTAGATTTAAATAAATTTCTGTCCTAACAAGTTTGTTTTTACAGGCTGGTCCTCATGCATGGCCTATTGAAAACTTCGCATTGGTAGCCAAATACCCATCTGGTCAAATTCTTGCTCAGGTATGTATTCTTTCATTTCTTTATTTTCATCAAATATATTAAACCTTTTcgtgttaaaaataaatatttttaaacataTCATATATAACTTTGGATTTTTAAGTTTAAAATTTGTTTAGTGGTGCAGGATCTTTTTACATCTGGTGTGATTAAATCTGCTACTGATTTTCAAGTGTACAAAGAGGTTGCTGGTCTTTCTGGCCTCGACTTTGCTTACGCGGATAATACCGCCGTGTATCACACAAAGGTATTATTAAAAGTTTGTGTTGACATGGCACTTTCGTTCTGACCATTATAAACGAGTTCTTATGAAAGCGAGATCTTATACTCATGTGCAGAACGATAAGTTGAAGCTTTTAAAACCGGGTTCACTTCAACATCTTGGAGAAAACATGCTTGCTTTTCTGCTTCATACTGCATCGTCATCTGAACTTTCTAAAGGAAAAGTAATGGCAGTTAATGATAAAAGTGATGGTGATGCAGCCATATATTTTGACATTTTGGTATGTTTACCTTTTTATGCTTTTAGTGGATATGTTTTTATGGTTTAATGATTAGAAAACATGACGTATTACGACTCCCACCACTTCAAATGAGACTAACactttgacttttgaaattaaatAGATGGAAAATTGTGTAGAATGGTAACCAAGAAAGTTTTAAGTATTGTTTGTTGGGTGACACATTTTTTGTGAAACTATTCAACAGGTAACAATTTACAGGAAAATAAATAAACATTTGATATATGGTAATCTAAAATTACCAGTTCACCTTGACCATGTTGACATATTCTGATGTGGAGCTGATGTCATAATAAATTTTGGTCTTGACTTCGGAGGGAGTAATCTGCAATTCGGGGATTAATTAGTTTGGACTTTTTATACGTTAAATaataaatttcaaaaatatatTTGTAGATATTGAAGAAATCCATAAACATACACATAAACTTTAGCAGAATTGTCTAACAACATAATGATAATCCTTCATTTATTCAAAAACTCTATTTTTCTAGTTGACAAAATTGTCTTAAACATCAAGATAATCGTTCACTTTGATTTTGACCAAAAAATCTGATTTTGACCCATTAACTGATGCTGACCAATTGGTTAAACGGATTTTGGAAAATCGGATCGGTCTGTTCTTAAAAGgagtaatcggggattaatcgtgaGTAATTGGAGGTGTTTTACAACAGTGGCCATAAGTGTTGCAAAAAAAGTTAATTAATCTCGCATAGGGAGTACCTTTAGTTATTTTTTAACATGATTACATGCTTCTGATATAATCATTCGATGTGACAATTCAGGGAACATATATGGTTGTATTCCGTCAACGTTTAGCCAACATGCTCTACAATTCTGTCATAATGCAATCTATTATGATATGGGCTACATCAGTTGTAATGGGCGGGTCACCCGCCACATCATCTTTAGCCTTATCATTCTTAAGCATCCTACTAATGTGGATATGTTCATTAAGTTTCTCAATCGCCGTTGCATTCATTCTACCACTTATATCTTCATCACCGGTTCCCTTTATTTCAAGCCCGTGGCTCGTTGTTGGTTTATTTGCTTCCCCTGCATTCCTTGGGGCTTTGACTGGTCAACATATCGGTTATCTTGTACTAAAACGTTACATATCACGTGTATTTTCCAAAAGAATGGAGACACTGTCTCCTGCGGTTCAAGCCAACTGGGCCAAATTGGAATCTGAAAGATCGCTTTATAAAAGCGGGTTGTTGCAATGGCTTATTCTTCTTGTGTTGGGACATTATTATAAAGTTGGATCTTCTTATTTAGCCCTTGTGTGGCTTGTTTCGCCAGCTTTTGCTTGTAAGTTTACTTTCTCAAAAAATAATAATCCCTATGTATCAAAATAAATGTCCCATTTGACCTTTTTGACTTTTGAAAGTCTTTCTTTCTCAACTCTGACTTGCTATTATTTTTTTGTGTTATATATTTTgatgaaatatatataaatgaaccGGGCTTTAAACATGTTTCATTGatataattttcatcaattttttataacaaaaacaaaaatattaaagtcaaagttgaaaagaaagaCTTCAAAAGTCAAAATAAGACAGTTATTTTGGGACGGATGGAGTACTTGTAGTTAGTCTATGTTGGATTTTGAGTGATAATTCTTGATTTTTTAGATGGATTGCTAGAAGCAACTTTATCCCCGACCCGGGCACCAAAGGCGATGAAAACTATAACGTTAATAATCGGACTATTTGCACCATTTTTAATCTCGGGTGGCATGTTCATTCGATTAGCAGGAACTGTTGTCGGTATTGCAGTTCGCTTTGACAGGTATTACAAatatgtttttatttaatatattctTTATATAAGCTTACCTTTATAACTGCCCCTACTAAAAGAAAGTCAAATTAACATCTTTTTTTATGTTCTCTTTTTTTTAACTACATTTTATGTATATGCATTAATTTTTTAAAATGTTTTTTATATGGATAAAGGAGTCCCGGAGGCAGCTCTGAGTGGATGGCGGGTCTAATAGTTGCCGTGTACATTTCGGCTATCATATGCCTTACGTTGGTGTATCTTCTTTCGTACATCCACATTTCAGGTATTTTTAGATCGCGATATAATATCGAATAAATAAATATCCATATTTGACTTTTGAAGTTTCATTTTGGTAACTTGTAATAATGTCTCGTTTTTTAGAAATTTCTAAGATCAGTTTTGACTATTAAAAGTCAAATGGATACTTGTTTTATAAACAAAGGAGAACAAGTAGCCTACTTATTCGCCTTCTTTGAAGCGTGACGACAAACATGTAGAGCAATTTTAGCATATTGAAACTTTATCattttagtcttattattattcttTCTTACTGCATGATGATTTACTTATTCTTCATTTAGGTGTAAAAAAAATAATTGCAATTGGAAACTTTATTTTGTTTGGACTTTCACTAATTGCGGTGATATCTGGAATCATTCCACCATTTACCGAAGATGTATCGAGAGCCGTAAATGTAAGTTCCTGTCTGTTTTGTTCATGACATTTTTCACTTTGTTGAACACACTTGTTATGAGATTGACCATGTACTTGATACGAGAAAGGGAAATGGGACCCAAAAATAACGAGTGATAATCAGTataaagaatcagaaattcagaaCTACTCATTTTATCACTTAGTTAAAATTACAATTTGTTAGGAAATAGATAcatttttgagttttttggtcgcaAAACCGCGTGCTTTCAAGATACAACACCAATATGTATTTCTATTTACAGACATATTTTACAGGTAGTATTTGTTATTAAGATTGGTACATCTATCAAAATAAAATAAAGAATTAGAAAAAGTTATTAATCCTTAATAAATTGTAAGTTAATGCATCACATTTGATAGTTCAAAGTTAAAACAACTTCAGACGGTGAACCTACTCTGCTCGACCCGCCCATTTTGCTACCTGAAGTCAAACTTCATATCTTTGTTTAGAACCAGTGGATTTGATTTATATTTATGTAAACCCATGATGATTCTCAGGTCGTTCATGTTGTGGACGCGTCAGGAACGAACGGGGAATACAAAGAACCGAGTTCTTATGTATCTTTTTTTTCAACTACCCCTGGAAACTTAAACAATGAGATTCAACATATTGATGAAGGGTTTGTATGTGGAAGAGAAAAAGTTGTTGACTTTGTCACTTTTAAAACTTCATACGGTTGTTGGAccgagggcaatttggtaaatggATGGAGCAAATCAGATATCCCAACGCTCGATGTGACGAGTGATTTAAGAACCGATGAAAGACTTACTCAAGTTACTATCGATGCTAAAGTTTCGACCCGATGGTCTCTTGCAATCAATACTAATATTATAGAAGATTTTAGACTCAAAGGTAATATCTTTTTAATGATTACACATTATTAAGTTTCTGAATAAAATGATCTAGGGGATTATTACTGTATTTGGGCGCTTTTTGACTGGTTTTTGTAAATCCTACTTTGTTTTACCCAAATCGCAATCCAAAGTGACGGGATCACAAGTAAATGAGTAGAATTTTTGGATCTTTTTCACACCTTTTTCCACTGTTGTaaaaaaaaacccgattactccttTTTAAGAACAAACTGATAGGGTTTtccaaaattcgtttaattaacCGGTCAACGTCGTTTAATGGGTCAAAATCAAGTTTGTTGGTCAAAGTTAAAATTGGcaacattttaatatgaatttaaactagaattttagaGCTTTTGAACaaattaacaattatgtttatgtatttatacaatttgttTGAGTTTATGTATATGTTTATGGTATTCTTCTATAATTTCTCGTAATTtgaaatttattatataaatttataaaaagtcCAATCAGATTAATCTTCGGTTAATCCCCGAGTTGCCGATTAATCCAGTAATGCTCATTTTTCAGATGCTGAAAATGGTGAGGAACTTATTCAAATCGGCACAAAAACTACCTCAGATGGATGGCATATCATACAGTATTCTGGAGGGA
This genomic window from Rutidosis leptorrhynchoides isolate AG116_Rl617_1_P2 chromosome 2, CSIRO_AGI_Rlap_v1, whole genome shotgun sequence contains:
- the LOC139893646 gene encoding uncharacterized protein → MRSRSKKIPGSTSKESGNGVLKSGKVVDETNIKNVVTAKRSGYVVLALFILITQGIWAVYHYQFEILPEPLTAERVGKRGFSEEAAMKHVVELTQLGPHPVGSDALELGLQYVLEAAEKIAKTVHWEVDVEVDLFQASSGANILVSGLFNGKTLVYSDLKHVVVRISPKYDSEAVDSAILVSSHIDTVFSGEGAGDCSSCVAVMLELARGISHWAHGFKNSVIFLFNTGEEEGLNGAHSFITQHPWSSSIRMAIDLEAMGIGGASAIFQAGPHAWPIENFALVAKYPSGQILAQDLFTSGVIKSATDFQVYKEVAGLSGLDFAYADNTAVYHTKNDKLKLLKPGSLQHLGENMLAFLLHTASSSELSKGKVMAVNDKSDGDAAIYFDILGTYMVVFRQRLANMLYNSVIMQSIMIWATSVVMGGSPATSSLALSFLSILLMWICSLSFSIAVAFILPLISSSPVPFISSPWLVVGLFASPAFLGALTGQHIGYLVLKRYISRVFSKRMETLSPAVQANWAKLESERSLYKSGLLQWLILLVLGHYYKVGSSYLALVWLVSPAFAYGLLEATLSPTRAPKAMKTITLIIGLFAPFLISGGMFIRLAGTVVGIAVRFDRSPGGSSEWMAGLIVAVYISAIICLTLVYLLSYIHISGVKKIIAIGNFILFGLSLIAVISGIIPPFTEDVSRAVNVVHVVDASGTNGEYKEPSSYVSFFSTTPGNLNNEIQHIDEGFVCGREKVVDFVTFKTSYGCWTEGNLVNGWSKSDIPTLDVTSDLRTDERLTQVTIDAKVSTRWSLAINTNIIEDFRLKDAENGEELIQIGTKTTSDGWHIIQYSGGKNAPKKFDLTLYWAKNQTQVTNNDQGLVLKLRTDVDRLTPKVKRVLEKLPSWCSLFGKSTSPHTLAFLRNLRADF